In a single window of the Diospyros lotus cultivar Yz01 chromosome 10, ASM1463336v1, whole genome shotgun sequence genome:
- the LOC127811511 gene encoding uncharacterized protein LOC127811511 isoform X1, which yields MPPRTKRLSLEDYLRFIDTHRQINFKLDLLNQVIAMHGFRKASHTTKKVLVEAVNSIDLMNPCRSTLDDENVSSCAFMTLEEAINDLNNLNWQECCVTSIQTLNSVNHDSSVLHQKDEISSSKSRKRPKLLAVRGDSSEAAHGGGNKTTPKTIEDTDLGASGREEVEDKQIPSRYVD from the exons ATGCCGCCGAGGACGAAGAGGCTATCGCTCGAAGACTACCTCCGTTTCATCGACACTCACAGGCAAATCAACTTCAAGCTAGACCTTCTCAatcag GTCATCGCCATGCACGGATTCAGAAAAGCCAGCCACACTACGAAG AAGGTTCTGGTCGAAGCTGTGAACTCCATCGACCTAATGAATCCTTGTCGCTCCACTCTCGACGACGAAAACGTCTCTTCGTGCGCTTTCATGACTCTTGAGGAAGCGATCAACGACCTTAACAACCTCAACTGGCAAGAATGCTGCGTCACTTCCATCCAGACTCTGAATTCGGTGAATCATGATTCTTCGGTCCTCCATCAAAAAGATGAGATTTCGTCTTCCAAATCGAGGAAGCGTCCGAAGTTGCTGGCAGTGCGAGGCGACTCCTCAGAGGCAGCGCACGGCGGAGGCAATAAGACCACGCCGAAGACTATCGAGGACACTGATCTCGGCGCTAGTGGCCGCGAG GAGGTTGAGGATAAGCAAATTCCTAGTAGGTATGTGGACTAG
- the LOC127811511 gene encoding uncharacterized protein LOC127811511 isoform X2: MPPRTKRLSLEDYLRFIDTHRQINFKLDLLNQVIAMHGFRKASHTTKKVLVEAVNSIDLMNPCRSTLDDENVSSCAFMTLEEAINDLNNLNWQECCVTSIQTLNSVNHDSSVLHQKDEISSSKSRKRPKLLAVRGDSSEAAHGGGNKTTPKTIEDTDLGASGRERGNLYMPG; the protein is encoded by the exons ATGCCGCCGAGGACGAAGAGGCTATCGCTCGAAGACTACCTCCGTTTCATCGACACTCACAGGCAAATCAACTTCAAGCTAGACCTTCTCAatcag GTCATCGCCATGCACGGATTCAGAAAAGCCAGCCACACTACGAAG AAGGTTCTGGTCGAAGCTGTGAACTCCATCGACCTAATGAATCCTTGTCGCTCCACTCTCGACGACGAAAACGTCTCTTCGTGCGCTTTCATGACTCTTGAGGAAGCGATCAACGACCTTAACAACCTCAACTGGCAAGAATGCTGCGTCACTTCCATCCAGACTCTGAATTCGGTGAATCATGATTCTTCGGTCCTCCATCAAAAAGATGAGATTTCGTCTTCCAAATCGAGGAAGCGTCCGAAGTTGCTGGCAGTGCGAGGCGACTCCTCAGAGGCAGCGCACGGCGGAGGCAATAAGACCACGCCGAAGACTATCGAGGACACTGATCTCGGCGCTAGTGGCCGCGAG AGAGGTAATTTATACATGCCCGGTTGA
- the LOC127811511 gene encoding uncharacterized protein LOC127811511 isoform X3, with amino-acid sequence MPPRTKRLSLEDYLRFIDTHRQINFKLDLLNQVIAMHGFRKASHTTKKVLVEAVNSIDLMNPCRSTLDDENVSSCAFMTLEEAINDLNNLNWQECCVTSIQTLNSVNHDSSVLHQKDEISSSKSRKRPKLLAVRGDSSEAAHGGGNKTTPKTIEDTDLGASGREISFGVLD; translated from the exons ATGCCGCCGAGGACGAAGAGGCTATCGCTCGAAGACTACCTCCGTTTCATCGACACTCACAGGCAAATCAACTTCAAGCTAGACCTTCTCAatcag GTCATCGCCATGCACGGATTCAGAAAAGCCAGCCACACTACGAAG AAGGTTCTGGTCGAAGCTGTGAACTCCATCGACCTAATGAATCCTTGTCGCTCCACTCTCGACGACGAAAACGTCTCTTCGTGCGCTTTCATGACTCTTGAGGAAGCGATCAACGACCTTAACAACCTCAACTGGCAAGAATGCTGCGTCACTTCCATCCAGACTCTGAATTCGGTGAATCATGATTCTTCGGTCCTCCATCAAAAAGATGAGATTTCGTCTTCCAAATCGAGGAAGCGTCCGAAGTTGCTGGCAGTGCGAGGCGACTCCTCAGAGGCAGCGCACGGCGGAGGCAATAAGACCACGCCGAAGACTATCGAGGACACTGATCTCGGCGCTAGTGGCCGCGAG ATATCATTCGGAGTTCTTGATTAG